ccagGGTTTGAAaatgacaaaggaattcaaagttaagggagtgtttggttgatgggtttaggaatgagggaatggaatgatagtaaaagatagtgtttggattgtgggtttgggaatgacattttgggaatgattattagatttatgggaatcaaccaaacccatataacttgatgggtttcatttccattcctattctcattccaccccactatcaaactcatacccatagtcattcccatcaattaaccaaacaccccctaagatTATTTGTGTTCTAACGTGGttgaatgaggtttcaggaaagtcctaactgcggttaggcaggtggaaaatcctaaggagggggtggtaaccttaggtcctagggggtgataaccctaggtggaggaaaatcctaaggggtggtaatcttaagtcctagggggtggtaaccctaggtaaaggaaaatcctaaggggtggtaaccttaggtcctaggagatgataaccctaggtggagaaaaaccctaggtggcggtaaccctaggtcctagggggtggtaaccctaggtcctagggggtggtaaccctaggcggaacgTCCAATCAGTTTGGGGGAccagactgacatcaggtaatctctcctaaggggagtaggtgaggacgcgttccccgcgaagggaacagtagacgtcggttcgacctagggtttccggtaggaaatctgaagtcagaatcaGATAGGCCGAAGGCTATCaaacattttatttattattatgtgttaactttgtcttgcagggtatatggttgttttgtggactaacacatcttgcagggacGAAGGAGACACTtttgtctcggatgaacagtacccgaggcaccttctatggagcttggaggcgcctcgggtgcaaggtagAAGCTGGCTGCGCAGTGGGCTCGGAGGCGCCCTGGATGctgacttgaaggcgcctcagtggttgatggaggcgcctccaggcggATAAGAGGCAACGACCCGAAGACTTATCGCAACGCAGGAAGCAGGATGATATTtgaggtttgaggcgcctccatggggcattggaggtgTCCTCAAcatccaataaaaggacatctcgaggCAGCAGCAAAGTAATcaccttccaagcaatccttacacaaccagctgctaacgagaagttccgacgaagctacaacttgacgccgacgacccaGAGCCCCGATTATACTATTTCTTGTTTGACATCGGTAAATTTTACTACTGTTGATTGTACTTCATTTGTAAACATTTTTAACGATATTATAGTtattgcccaacgtaaacgctcaacgagcatgggccttggagtaggagtcgccacaagctccgaaccaagtaaataccttgtgtTTGCGTTGTGTTCTTTTACATTTTCGCTGCTTTAATTCTTATATCATGTTATGTCTATATGAAGATGATATCCTTATCAttaggagtaatgataagataatcaaattcactaaatctatgttgaactcaagatttgatatgaaagacatccACCTAACTGATATAATTCTAGAAATTAAAATTCTTGGAATAGAATGACTTATTCTCAATCAGTCCCATTATGTGGACAAAATTGTTGAGAAATTCAACAAGAGTGATACTGGGTTGGCATGAATTTCGATAGATATAAGTCAACATATATCGAAAAATCAAAATGAGAGTATCTCTTACATAGAGTACTCtagagtgattggaagtctgatataTTTAATGAGTTGTAGATGACCAGACTTAGCCTACGTAGTAAGCAAGCTAAGTAGATACACAAGTAATCTCGGTGTTGAGCACTAGAAAGGGATAACAAAAGTACTGAGATACTTGTGGTATACTCGTGATTATGGACTGCACTACACAAAATATCCTATTATGATCGAATGATACAACGATGTAAATTGGATATtagatataaaagactctaagtccaTAAATGGATATGTCTTCACTTTGGGAAGTGTAGTCATTtcatggaaatcttctaagcaaactatACTAATTAGATCCACAATAGAGTCTGAGTTTATAGCTTTTAACAAATATGATGAAGAAGTTGAATGGTTACGACAATTCTTACAAGAAGTTCCTGGATGGTCGAAATCTGTGCCAGCAATTTGTATACATTACGATAGTCAATTAGTAATTAGTCGGGCACAAAGACATCTGTATAATAATAAGTCTTAACTTATACATCATAGAcacaataccattagacaactactttcAACATAagttatcactattgactatgtATAGTCAAAGGATAATTTGGCATAGCAGATATACTAACCAAAGGATCAAACAGGAAGTTAGTTGTTAGCTTATCGCAAGGAATGAGCTTGATGTAAGTGTCGATACTAATTGTAGGCACAAAGGAAACCTAACCTATGCTGATTGGGGATCTCAAGaattaggttcaaagggacaacctaaCTGCATTGAAAGACAATAATTATAGGGAATGACTCGATGAATAAGTGAGCAGATGAATGgtaaacaatttttcttttaatGATCACAGTAGATTGATGGAAAATACTCTTGACATATCACTTATGTGAGAAAAAAATAGGATCTCTTTAAAAAGAATTGAAGGCCAAAACTATATGTATTTATGGTAAAAAATGAACACATTCATGAAATCTAAATTATATCAGAAAAAATCCTGAGTGAGATCTGTTCATGCTTACAAGAACAATACAAATATTGTCATTTATACAAAGTGaacaaaaactaattcgaaagagtcaatatcatattaaatgagaaaaaaaaactatCATTTATTTTTATGAATCTAATAGAAGTATGGagtaattataaatataattgacatttgtttaaaattataataatatgataagtatataaaataaataataattaattgataattCTCCAACTTCCATGTTTAATTAAAGAATAGAAAAAATAGACTATGGACGGTAATTCTAGAGAATTGTAAACCATGTGAAATTAGGAATatattctaatttattttttattaaatttatttttcattacaTATTTTCTACcgattattataataaataaaagtgATTTTCACCTTCTCTACCACATGTCCGATCTTAAGAATGACTCTTAgaagtccccagggcgtagcacagaaggtgtatttacctccctctatatccgtgggaCTGGCTCTAGGGGGACCGCTGATGTGACGGTTCTACATTTTTTTTAAGAATGActcttagaaaatttattttaatatagtggttatatataaaatcataagatggttaataaaaaagtttttttaagaaaatataattacattataatttttttataatataattaTCTTTAGGCCCGGCTAATACCTTATAGTAGAAATTTCGTGATGGAGTTCCCATTCCATGGTACCCATAACAAGGTGAAAGCTAAGACTTGCCCAAGCAAAGATTAGCAGTATAAGTATAACATCTTGCGGCTACCGCAATTTATATAATCATTTTTCCGGAGGGCTGAGACTTACGTTGATCATGTATCTTTGATATGATGTTCTTTTACTCTTTTAACAACTTTCACACCAGGAACAGACACCTTTTCCCGCTTACCTGGACCAATACGCAACTAACTGGATCCCACCAACTCCCAACGGCTATATTCCTCGCCGCTCACTGCTCCCACTTAATCAACTCTTCCTTCCATCACCTTCCTCTCCTCCAACGGTCATCtctctatcttcttcctcttccttcagAATTAATAAGCCGCCCACCACGCTTTTGATGCTCTACTCTCCCCTCCCTTCTCCCTCCCCTTTCTCACTTACACATCTGCAAATCCTAAACCACAAGGAAGGAACAACAATAACAACGACAGCGAGAAGTGATGGAGACAGCTGTGCCCAACGTCCAGCGCGTCAACAAAGCCTCCTCCGACGAGCTCCTCCGCAAATTCGCCGAACTCGACGCCGACCCCCCGGCGAGACCTTACTCGCTCCCTCGCCCCTCCTCCACCACCGCCCGCATCTTCACCCCAATGGTCGTCCGGAAGAAGTCCTGCCGCGCTATCAACGCCCTCTCCTCCCGGGAGCTCATCTCCTCATCCTCCTCTTATGCCGACGGAAGGCCGGCAAGGAGGGGGCGGACCAGTGCTGGACAGGCAGAGTGGAAGTCACTTCTCCCTCTCTCCAATCGCAGGTCGTCCTCCAAGTCCCTGCTCCGAAGGATCGGGGTCCGACGGTCCGATGACGCAGCCCCCGGCATCGGACTCTTCTTTGCCATAGCCCTCCAAAAGGTAATGCTGATTCTACAATTTTTTTTCATCCCTGTTCTCCGATTTCGCATCACCCACCACACGTTCGCACCACAAGTTCGATCAATTACGCAATTGAAGCAAAAGTTGGGAAAAAATATTGAATTCAGCACTTGGTTCTTTTTCTGTTTCTTTGCCAGAAATCTACCGAAAGCTGCGCAATATTTCGGTGAAAGAATTCAAATAAGCTAAACATGTTCATAAACTCTATGAATTTTTATCTCAAAATTGCTGACATCATAATGGACAATGCTCATTGCAAAGGTTCTCAGCTAACTCTCTTTATGGCAAATCTGTTGCAGACATGGCGTAAGACGATGGCAAGCGCATCAAAGATGATTGTGGAGAAGCACTGCCCGAAACATGTTCGACTTATCAGTGacaatgtttaattaatttcacGGACTGTTCTTTTTTTACTGATACAAAATTTCTACTTCCAATAAAACCCCAACATGGCAATGTTTTTCTTTAAATACAAGTCTTATTTGTAAAACAATCTTCTTTCTTGGTATGAATAGAACATTCTTTCAATGTATACATGAAATTCGCTTTATTCTGCTAAAAAatatttcgtcccaaatttgtaatatatttagcgataaaattagaatttattaCTAATTGGCAATGACATTAACAACCAAATAAAATCATTGCAAAATACTAACAAATAATATTTTGTAGCAACTTTCGTTGACAATTAAcgttgaaatttaaaattcattgTAATATTTACAAACTCTACAATGAAAACAGAGTTCATCACAAAAGCTTTAGACATGATGAAGCCAATGTTGCAACGATCGTAAATTGGCGACGAAACAATAGATTCGTAGAAGATTGGcacaaaaattaaaaacaaaaataaatatgtccGAAATCTAGCATATGAACCTAAAGagcatgaaatgatatgaaatcaatttCTTTATCTTCATATCAATTTTCTGATGACATAAATGACCTAAAATATCAATTTCACCTAAAATATTAAgatccataattttttttaacaaaaattagcTTATTCATGTTAACAAAAATTATGGACATCAATATATTGGGTCGAATTTATATTTGAATCATTTATGTCATCAGGAGATCGATATGAATACATCAGAATTGGTTTCATATTATTCTAAGATCTCTAGATCCATCTACCGAATTTAAGAcacatttatttgtatttttttttaaattatcaatctgcAACGAATGTATAAATTCATCGTCGAAAAATCTAAttcttgttaaaaaaaaaattacggaTCTAAATATATGGGATGAAATTGATATTTGATGTGATTTATATCATCATGAGATTAATacgaacacataaaaacttatttcatatcattccaaAATCTCTAAGTGTTTCTATTGGATTTATacatatttatttgtattttttaaaaaattaaaccttTGCGACGAATATATAGATTCATCGCCAATTGGCGATGAAACCTTGGATTCGTCACCAATTGGTGACAAATTTATAGATTCATCGTAGAtttgtaatttatttaaaatacaaataaattcatttttaaatccaacagaatgacataaaactagttcctATATATTTGTATCAATCTCCTAATGACATAAATGATCTCAAATATCAATTCCTCCCAATATATTGAGATCCATAATTTTTTAATAGAAATTAAAATGTTCAAACtcatttatgttaaaaaaaattatggagaTTGATATAATGGGTGGAATTGATATTGAGATAATTTATATCATCATGAGATTGATATGAAtacataaaaacttatttcatgtcATTTTGAAATCTCTAGGTCTATTTATCGGATGTcgaatgtattttttttattttttatttaaaaataagcaTTTGCGATGAATATATAGATTCATCACGAATTGACGATGAATTTATAGATTCTTCGCAGattggtaattttttaaaaatatcaataaATGAATCTTAAATTTGACAGATAGACATAGAGATCTCGGAATGACATAAAATTAGTTTCTATGTATTCATATTGATCTCTTGATGACATAAATGATCTTAAATATCAATTCCACCAAATATATTTAGATCCGTAAATTcttttaacaagaattaaaattttcaaactcagtcatattaaaaaaattatgtatATCAATATATTGGGTGAAATTGAGTCCCCGAGGTTATGGTGTtgcggtaggacatccaggttctCACCCAGGCACCCACGATTCAATCCCTAGCTAACCAACTGATGGGGCGCATAACCAACGGATGCTAGATTTTTGGGTTGCTCGCCGCGCATACTTCTCGATTTACCCTGGTAATCGATGAAAAAATTTTATGGGGTAGACCGGCCACCCCAGagctagtcaatgaggctaaataatttatcatatattaGATGGAATTGATACTTGAGGCGATTTATATTATCATGCGATCAATACGAATACATAGGAATttatttcatatcattctgagaTCTCTTGGTCTGTCTACtgaattttatgtctatttatttgtatattttttttcaaaaaataaacctTTTATGACAAATCTATAGATTCATCGCCAATTGACAACGAATTTTTAGATTCATTGTAGattagtaatttttaaaaatacaaataaataagtCTTAAATGTGGGAGATAGACCTAGAGATCTTGGAATAACATGAAATCAGTTTCTATATAtttgtatcgatctcctgatcacacAAATGACCTTAAACATAAATTTCACCCAATATTTTGTAAACAAtgattatttaatatcaaaatgaccTCAACATTTTCAAATAATAACTTTTTTCACTAATTCATTGTGAtcttgtccgagcgctgagtcgacggacgttgGGAACGTGGCACGCTctgctgtcttcgactggtggtgtagacctccggtgaacctgcaaagaagccgagccgggaggggtttcccggtgacggccctccgacactcaagtcaggcaacgagagaggcagcgtaatgtggctacagtaaagatttgcgcataccttcgtcgacgtctgggggtccaaCCATACCTTAACGAGCTTGTGTcaaaaaagtacctctggcgccattccgcaatcgtccgagcatatcccggatgtgatggtggaagcttccaccgtatgatcctgtgtacggctcaaccgccaactctgctgcctgtcagcggcagacgtctcgaggatgatgttatcccctgtctcctttgtcctcttgcgattcctgtctgttccagggccgagtgggccagccgctcggcaggcgtATCGCTTTTGTCGCCGGTTGTAAGCATCAGTCTGACCAGGAGGACttccggtcgtatgctcggatgagattgctcctgcctctgTTACCTTGTGCCCCGGTCGAACGGACATACCGGTCGGCCTTGAAACCTTTCTACCTTGAgaatcggaaacccgacccctagtcgggttgtcatTCATTTGGCTCGGGGGATTCCCGTCGATCGGCCATCTCATTACGGTCGGTCGATGCCAGTCGGCGCTCCCAGTtcggtcggtcgggtctcagggttgcatctcttgacctttgacctccacgtgttgtTGACTTTTCGCCAACGAGGATCCCTCATCCCTATCACCGGATCACAtatctccccctcaagtctagtcgaaggaggcgctaagtccgactgactggacactCGGTCGGCTGGAGTAACACCGCTTTGCCACTCCCGAAAGTATATCTTCCCTTGGCCGACCGGCGAGTTGACGACTATGCCTTGTAGTTAACGactcgaccctttggcctcttgggcgacccttgtggcggcccaactggcggcccttatgtcgtcggcccatttggcaacctctcatatcgtcgaccgacgaccctttggccgtgccgttactcactaggactttccacccctggcaatggatttttgcctcccccaggattcgaactctaaacctccaggcttatgtattagagtttatgaatcctggtaaccaagtgagatcataaaCTGGTAACCACCAgcagatgatctcacttggttaccaggattcataaactctaatacttaagcctggaggtttagagttcgaatcctgggggaggcaaaaatccactgaccaggggtggaaagtcctagtgagtaacggcacgaccaagggtcgtcggttgacaacattagaggtcgccaaatgggccgacgacataagggccgacggtcgacgacatgagaggtcgccaaatgggccgccaaatgggccaagagggccgggtcgttacattcgTTGCTTGTTGCACTACTATTTTGGGGGCGGTCAGAGTCGTCGAGTCTCCTCGAAATTCATGCCAATCCTCATTAAGCTGCCCACGCGCGAGtaatggtgctcattaaatgccgACCAATCGCTGATTGCCACTTGGCCCCTCTGTTGGCGTCATCGTACGGCTTGGCGACGTGTCCGAGGGGACatcggcggtttgaaatgaacgacCCGATGTGGGCCTCGGTCCCTGTGACCTGTATTCGACGGTCGAGGTCGATCGGAcccgaccttataaagccttCACCTTCTTCCTCCGTCGCACCCTTGCTTTCGCGTGTCCCGTATCCTTCCTCGGTGCTCCAGTGCTCCGGCGACTTCGATTTTCCCTTCTCCGACGACCCTCCGCCTTCTTCCTTCGATCCTCAACTCCTTTGTAAGGTCctttctcctttctccctttcatTCCTGCGTTTTCTTCGCGCTCTCGGCTCCGTTTCGTCCTTTGGTTACTGTTTTGCTCTTTTTCTCACTTGCGCATTTGCTTTCCTTTTCGATCTCTGCTTCTTCCATTGCTCGGGTGATGGCAATCTCCTCTCAGCCTGCAGACCcggctctcggcccatggtatactaccatggagtcgcggttcgatcgaTGCGATGCCGAGAGCCTGTTCAATGCTTTTGATATCCCATCCGACTTTAAGCTAATTTTACCTTCACCTTCCGCTCAACCGCACAGATCGCCAAGCGGCGCCTTTTGTCCTTTCCGTGATCAATTCgtagccggtctgcggtttccccttCACCCCTTCATTGTTGaagtttgtaacttttttggcattccgctcgcccaactggttcccaacacctTTCGCCTCCTGTGCGGGGTTGTGATCTTATTTAAGATGCACAACATTCCCCTTCGTCCGGagatcttctattatttttattaccccaaacaGTCTGAGCCGGACACTTATCTATTTCAAGCCCGACCCgacttagtcttttttgataagttgccttcttccaacaaacactggaaggagaatTTTTTCTACCTTCGTGTTTCCGAGCGGCTCCCCTTCCGTacgaaatggcaggtcggaccgcccatctctcccgagctgaagaaatataagacccgaccggactatcttcaagcagcgaatctgctagccggtctgaagctcgacatcaataagctcctacctgaaggagtgatgtacatatttggggTTCCAaccctcccgagcagcttcggtaataacttcacttgtacatttgccttgagttctaactgatttccttctcttttctttgcagCGAATATCGTAATAGAGTCGGTGCTGTTCAGAATTTTGAAGAAGAAAGTGACCACGCTCGAAGTggcagcggccaaggaaatggagcaactgggcatcgCTCCGATCGGCTCTCATGAGGATGAGAGTGAGGCGCAGGCAGGCGAGTCGCCCGCTCAGGCTTCACCTATGGGTGTTGCCGGCGGTGCAACTTCTAGCAAAGAACCGGTCGTTCGGGAGGAAAACTCTGATCCGGAGGATGAGCTCCCGCTCAACAGGAAAAGACGGAGAGTCGAGAAGCCCCTCCGTTCGGCAACCTCTGTAgtgcaagcgtccgagcggacgggCACCGCC
This region of Zingiber officinale cultivar Zhangliang chromosome 9A, Zo_v1.1, whole genome shotgun sequence genomic DNA includes:
- the LOC122021176 gene encoding uncharacterized protein LOC122021176, whose product is METAVPNVQRVNKASSDELLRKFAELDADPPARPYSLPRPSSTTARIFTPMVVRKKSCRAINALSSRELISSSSSYADGRPARRGRTSAGQAEWKSLLPLSNRRSSSKSLLRRIGVRRSDDAAPGIGLFFAIALQKTWRKTMASASKMIVEKHCPKHVRLISDNV